The window agtacccccagaggtcacacacacctcacactgtgatgaaCCCCTTTATATCCAGTATCCCCAGAGGTCACACATATACCTCACACTGTGATGGACCCCATTATACccagtacccccagaggtcacaCACCTCACACTGTGATGGACCCCATTATACCCAGTACCCCCAGAGGTCAGACACATACCGCAGCACACTGTGATGGACCCCATTATACccagtacccccagaggtcacaCACCTCACACTGTGATGGACCCCATTATACCCAGTACCCCCAGAGGTCAGACACATACCGCACACTGTGATGGACCCCATTATACCCAGTACCCCCAGAGGTCAGACACATACCGCAGCACACTGTGATGGACCCCATTATACccagtacccccagaggtcacaCACCTCACACTGTGATGGACCCCATTATACCCAGTACCCCCAGAGGTCAGACACATACCGCACACTGTGATGGACCCCATTATACccagtacccccagaggtcacacacctcacactgtgatggaccccattatacccagtacccccagaggtcacacacacacacctcacactgtgATGGACCCCATTAtatccagtacccccagaggtcacacacacctcacactgtgatgaacccctttatatccagtacccccagaggtcacaCATATACCTCACACTGTGATGGACCCCATTATACCCAGTACCCCCAGAGGTCCCGTCACACACGCCACGGCGGCAGAGCTCTGCACCGCACCACACACAGCACTGTCTCCCCCCATGTGATCCTCTTCGCTCAAACAACAGCGGCTCTCGGGAAATCACGCGTTACGTACAGAACACAGTTCACATCACGTGAACGTGACGTCACAAGATCCCGGCAGAGTTTGCGTTTGTGGCAGGCGTCACTTCCGCCACTTCCGCCTTATTTGCCAGCCTGGTGTGTTGCTGAGGTACGGAGGCGCCATGACGGACCGGTACACCATCCACAGTCAGCTAGAGCATCTGCAGTCCAAGTACATCGGCACCGGCCATGCGGACACCACCAAGTGGGAGTGGCTTGTGAACCAGCACCGCGACTCCTACTGCTCCTACATGGGACACTTCGACCTGCTCAACTACTTCGCTGTGGCCGAGAACGAGAGCAAGGCCCGGGTGCGATTCAACCTGATGGAGAAGATGCTGCAGCCTTGCGGGCCGCCTGTGGACAAGCCGGACGAGTCATAGGACGGCTGAGGACGGGCCAGCTGTGGACCTCGCGACACTGGGGACTGGCAGGGACCCATGCTCCTGGTGACTGTCAGGGACCCATGCTCCTGGTGACTGTCAGGGACCCATGCTCCTGGTGACTGTCAGGGACCCATGCTCCTGGTGACTAGCAGGCGTCCATGCTCCTGGTGACTGTCAGGGACCCATGCTCCTGGTGACTAGCAGGCGTCCATGCTCCTGGTGACTGTCAGGGACCCATGCTCCTGGTGACTAGCAGGCGTCCATGCTCCTGGTGACTGTCAGGGACCCATGCTCCTGGTGACTAGCAGGCGTCCATGCTCCTGGTGACTGTCAGGGACCCATGCTCCTGGTGACTATCACTGGTCTATGCTCCTGTGGACTGACACTGGTCTATGCTCCTAGTGACTATCACTGGTCTATGCTGGTGACTGTCAGGGACCCATGCTCCTGGTGACTGTCAGGGACCCATGCTCCTGGTGACTAGCAGGCGTCCATGCTCCTGGTGACTGTCAGGGACCCATGCTCCTGGTGACTAGCAGGCGTCCATGCTCCTGGTGACTGTCAGGGACCCATGCTCCTAGTGACTAGCAGGCGTCCATGCTCCTGTGGACTGGCACTGGTCTATGCTCCTAATGCCTGGCATTGTCCTTTCTGCTGGTAACTGCACTCGTCTATGCTCCTGGTGTACAAGGACCACAGCTTCACCTTCACATCATCGTTGCTCCATattttggacattttttttttttcttacctttcGTTGAATCTTTAGGACATGGATTTTCTATTGTAAAAGATATGAAATTTTCCCTGAGGGCAGTTAATAATGCTCTATAGAAATGGAGGTCTCCACTGAATAAATTGTTTCTTTATTACACTTATGTACTTTTATTCTCAGGCATAGGTAGGTGTTAGGCTTTGTGTGCATAttgcatacagttacgctgcgtccccagcataatctatgacgattgtgcaggagccgtgcgcacgtggcatattagaacgcagcgattcggctgctgcccgaagcgtgcgttctaatgaagtgacatgtcacttctttcgtgcgctttgcatgctgtctatagggagaggcagcatgcagagcgcacgaattctgcaggcaccaggcgcttcagaacggagctttttagctgcgctctgaagtggaccttttgtgtgcggtgcagagcgcacagggccttcaggtatgtgcccacgatcaggacttgctgtgttgagaatgcagcaggtcctgaccggTGGGGCCACATGTCtcttccgcaggagaccgcagctgactctgcccacgatcagggtttagtgcgctgcggtctctcgcttgtgttctccctacaaagCACGCATGTGAattcgcagcaaacaattgacatgctgcggcttggaaaaacgctccgcaggtcagtgtttgctgcggaaaaaacaagcacaatgggagcaggatttctaaaaatccatccactatgcttgtactgtacaacgcagcgttttggacacggcTCAAGCATGttccatccaaaacgctgcaaacactgatcatggggacGCAGCCTTAGTGGGGTTCCTCGCTTAGGATCCGCCTTCtcgggcttaaagggaacctgtcaggtgcaatatgcactcagagccaagagcagttctggatgcatataactaatccctgcctaaccatccctgtatacactagcatagagatctttagaaaaagtatatctaaagatcttttatattatgcttatgagcgcagggactagtcccaagggagaTACTAgccgctctcttagcatgttaggctatgtgcccacggggaaagtgtcctgcggatatatccgcacgacattccgcaggtgctcccaggaaacagcaccacaacttttgtctgtttccatgctgcggaatgtcgtgcggatatggtgcgggcattctgcattgaggatacagtaccatggcttcggcactgcatcctcaatgcagaacaagtgctgcagtgatcggggtgctcatacttacctccatcatgcagcacctcgctttccggcggccgggtccctGTCAGGCAgcatctggttcactgtgctggaggtggccgggcctgaactagctccggctgtcacatgaccggagctcgtgcaggctccgcccacctcttccttcctgtacctggctggatccaccgcgctgctgccgctgccgctacaccggacggagaagtgactcgggtctctatcaaggcaggtaagtatatgggaccctgcggagaaatccgcgacaataattgacatgctgcagatttttccgcacggaaatccgcacgatttccgctgcggaaaaatccgcagcgtgggcacagcatttcccaaatgccatagaaatggctggggagtagctgtgctgcagattttcggaaaatccgcggcttttccgcgagaaatccgcgcattttctgcagtgtgggcacatagccttagtatgccgacaggggtgtacttacatgctattcaatgcagcatcactagTGGTGACGCAcacacctgtgtttgctgtgactgcGCTTCTAAATGCTGGGTTCTTTCGGTCATGCatagtatgaagccaggtgtacgcatcccggctttagagaggtctactgcgcatggaaGTAGCAGGGCATACAGATCAGCGaagacagcaaacacaggtacgcgcggcaccgctggtgatgctgcattgaatagcatgttagtacgccctgtgggcgtactaacatgctaaggccctttcacacatcagtttttgccatcagtcgcaatccgtcgttttgtcgaaaaaaaactgatccagcgctggatccatttttttctcattgacttgtattagtgacggatggCCTTACGTTTCATCTGTTGTGCGACGGATGTGTCGTAAAATGTGACGTCCACACAAACTATTTGTCAGCGTCAAAAAAATGGACAGCGATGGATCAGTCGGCAATCGTTGCATCAGTTTTacccagggtggatttgatttcaatctaactgatttaaatcacgatttaaatcactagtcagtaaggcttgatttaaatcaaagtttctacctaaactagttcttgctactttaacatgcaagtagatgaagatttttagaatcactttttattacttttttctccccagtttaatgggttaatcattcatatttggacaccactgttctgttatactcattcgcgccaccaggccttgcatctttgttgcatcgtttgcattttgcacgcatgcctgccttaccgatacgcgaaggagcttcattaaaatattcccaaactgggtctctcttacggcctgctgccattataaggaaagaatgtaataaacctcagatcgtacacacaaacagatccagacttgtctgtctgtggctatgctgcagtattgtgctcaaagtttcactttcattttcttgtctgcttgcccttcctcctcctcacacttagattcacattcatcttgtgttgtgcagatcttttccactccaaacaatcagaaacatattgtctaacttcttggacttggcact is drawn from Anomaloglossus baeobatrachus isolate aAnoBae1 chromosome 3, aAnoBae1.hap1, whole genome shotgun sequence and contains these coding sequences:
- the SF3B5 gene encoding splicing factor 3B subunit 5 yields the protein MTDRYTIHSQLEHLQSKYIGTGHADTTKWEWLVNQHRDSYCSYMGHFDLLNYFAVAENESKARVRFNLMEKMLQPCGPPVDKPDES